From the genome of Arvicola amphibius chromosome 9, mArvAmp1.2, whole genome shotgun sequence, one region includes:
- the LOC119822252 gene encoding palmitoyltransferase ZDHHC3-like: MLSWVQKRGTSEHRARLETPLQGPEQRYWFVWDPLGIVCATATWTLMLSAAWILIRDLFIPSKNIFYAMANGVVFHLLASLALVSHLRTMLTDPGSVPLGNPPGPDTVSYCPLCLSAVPERAYHCLVCGRCIRKNDHHCPWVNNCVGEDNQKYFLLFTLYTGLISIHVLLLLGIPFLRSPAWLEWNASSTVSPPSPILFLFLGALMGFFFALVMLCSQMCSICTDKTTNEMLYQNKRSQGRWSVWANAKAICGPRVSLAWLSPFHSPGRPKASEHHDMA, translated from the coding sequence ATGCTCTCATGGGTCCAAAAACGTGGCACTTCTGAGCACAGGGCCAGGCTAGAGACCCCACTGCAGGGCCCCGAGCAACGCTACTGGTTTGTGTGGGACCCCCTGGGCATCGTATGCGCCACTGCCACATGGACGCTAATGCTGAGTGCTGCGTGGATACTGATCCGGGACCTGTTCATACCATCTAAGAACATATTCTACGCCATGGCCAATGGTGTGGTcttccatcttctggcctccttggcgCTCGTGTCGCACCTACGAACTATGCTAACTGACCCAGGCTCTGTGCCCCTGGGAAACCCACCCGGGCCTGACACCGTGTCCTACTGTCCCCTCTGCCTAAGTGCCGTACCAGAGAGGGCTTACCACTGCTTAGTGTGCGGACGCTGCATTCGCAAGAATGACCACCACTGCCCCTGGGTCAACAACTGCGTGGGTGAGGACAACCAGAAATACTTCTTGCTCTTCACTCTGTACACAGGGCTTATCTCAATCCACGTGCTGCTCCTGCTGGGCATCCCTTTCCTGCGCAGCCCCGCCTGGCTTGAGTGGAATGCCAGCAGCACCGTGTCGCCACCTAgccccatcctcttcctcttcctaggGGCCTTAATGGGCTTCTTCTTTGCTTTGGTGATGCTCTGCAGCCAGATGTGCTCCATCTGCACAGACAAAACCACAAATGAGATGCTGTACCAGAATAAGCGTTCACAGGGAAGATGGTCCGTGTGGGCAAACGCGAAGGCCATTTGCGGACCCCGAGTTTCCCTAGCCTGGCTCAGTCCTTTTCATTCCCCTGGACGTCCCAAAGCTAGCGAGCACCACGATATGGCCTAA